AAATGACATCAAAAAAATCGCTCCTTCTGGTCCCTTAGCGCAAATCGTTTTATATACAAGTTCACCCGATTTATTAGTGGGCTTGGCAAGCCCGTTTTCAGCAGAAGCGAAAGAATTTATTGATGAGAAATATCAGAAGTTACCAGAATTTGGTCAGTTTTATGGGAAAAATGCCAGTTTAAATATGGAAGCACTCAGCGCAGCAGAACCAGATGTTGTGATCGATATTGGCGAAGCGAAAAAGACAGTCAAAGAGGATATGGATAAACTACAGGATCAATTAGATATTCCGACGATTTTTATTGAAGCAAATCTAAATAATCTACCTGAAACGTATATAAAGCTAGGTGAACTACTCGGAAATACGGAAGAAACAGAACAATTGAGCGAGTACTGTGAAAAAGTCTTATCTCAAGCGAAAGAAGTCAAAGAGAACTTAAAAGCTGTAGATCAAAAAAGTGTTTATTACGCTTCTGGAAATGCTGGTTTAAACACAAATGCGGAAGGTTCCTTTCATGCTCAAGTGATCGACGAGGTAGGAGCTAAAAATGCTGCAGTAGGAGTAGATGTTATCTCTAAAGGTGCAGGAAGTGTTGTCTCGATGGAACAATTGATCCAATGGCAGCCAGATTATATTCTTGCAGATTCAAAAGATGTCTATACATTGATCACAACAGATGATTCCTGGAAGGAATTAACAGCGGTCAAGGAAAATAGAGTGTATCAAATTCCACTATCTCCTTATAATTTTTTAGGTTCACCACCATCAGTTAATCGAATCATCGGGATGCAATGGCTAGGTCAATTGATTTATCCTGAGCAATATCAGCTTGATATCAAGCAATCTATCTCAGAATTTTATAAACTTTTTTATCATGTAAAGCCGACAACTGAACAGATTTCAGCAATCTTGGAAAACGCCCAATAGTATCTAAATAAGGAGGAAGAAAATGTTCATAAAAACAGAACTTCCAGAAATTTTTACGGAATTTGATGAAGCACGACGTCAAGGATTTATTCAAGTCAAAGAATTAAAAGAACAAGGGATTCCCGTGATCGGCGTCTACTGTACCTTTATGCCGGAAGAAATAGTCATGGCAGCAAATGCCGTTCAAATCAGTCTTTGCTCGACTTCAGATGAAACCATTGCAGCAGCAGAGGAGGACTTGCCTAGAAATCTCTGCCCCTTGATCAAATCAAGTTACGGTTTTGGAAAAACAGATAAATGCCCTTTCTTTTATTTCTCCGATCTAGTCGTCGGTGAAACAACCTGTGACGGTAAGAAAAAAATGTATGAATACATGGAAGAATTTAAACCACTATATTTGATGCAATTACCAAATATGCGCAATTCTGTAGCTTCATTCAATTTATGGAAAGATGAAATCGTTCGTTTCAAAGAAAAGCTGGAGGAATTTCTTGATGTAGAAATTACGGACGAACAAATTCGTCAAGCGATCTATTTAAAAAACAGAGAACGTGAAGCACGCAAAAATTTTTATGGTTTAGGAAAATTAAATCCGCCAGCAATTGAAGGTTCGGAAATTTTCAAGGTGATGTACGGCGCTAATTATACGTTTGAAAAAGAAGGCTTGATCGAAAAACTGACAACAACAACGAATGCTATTCAAGATCAGTATCCTGAAAAACACCAACCACATGGAAAGCCACGGATTTTGATCACAGGCTCTCCGATGGGCGGCGTCACTGAGAAAGTTATCCGTGCAGTCGAAGAAAACGGTGGAACGATCGTAGGATTTGAAAATTGTACGGTAGCCAAAGCAGTGGAAAAATTAGTCGATGAAGAAAAAGAAGATGTCTATGAAGCATTAGCTGAAAAGTATATCGATATCGGTTGTGCCTGTATGTCCAATAATACGAGTCGTTTTGATTTATTGGACCAAATGATCGATGAGTATCAAGTAGATGGCGTGCTGGATATGGTTCTTCAATCATGTCATCCGTATTCCATTGAATCATTGAAAGTTCGCCGTTTTTGCCAAGAAGAAAAGAATGTTCCCTATCTTTATTTAGAAACAGACTATTCGACGGCCGATATTGAGCAGATCAATACACGTGTTGCTGCATTCGTTGAAATGCTGGAGGAATAGAACTATGCGAGTGATCGGTCTAGATAGTGGCTCTACAACTACTAAAGGCGTTCTTTTTGAACATGGTAAACTTCAAAAGAAGAAACTCGTATCAACATCTGGTGACCCCAAAGTAGCTAGTGAAAAAATTTTTACGGAATTAGGCAATACGTCAGAAACGTTTATCGTCACAACAGGGTATGGACGGAAATTGATTCGGGCAGACAAAATTGTAACAGAGATCACTTGTCATGCAAAAGGAGCCGCTTATTTGAGAGACGACATCAAAAATGTGATCGATATTGGCGGTCAGGATAGCAAAGCGATTCGAATGGATCAGTTTGGCAGGGTGCTGGATTTCAGTATGAATGATAAATGTGCGGCTGGCACAGGGCGTTTTGTAGAAGTACTGATGAGAACGTTAGGTGAAGAAATTGAGCAGATCGATTCATTTGTCGCGCATGCAGTACCAGTAAAAATCAACAGCATGTGTACCGTCTTCGCAGAATCTGAAGTGATCAGTTTGATCGGAAAAGGAGAAAAAAGAGAGAATATTGCTCTAGGCGTTCTTCATTCGATCGCCAGCCGAATCAGTAATCAATTAAGGCAGGTAAATCCAGAAACAGGTCCCATCTTTTTTTCTGGCGGCTTATCTCATAGTCAAACGATGGCAAAATTGATTGAACAGTACACGAAAATGGCGGTTTATTATGATCAGGAGCTCTCTCAATATGCAGGAGCAATCGGCGCAGCTCAAATCGGTTTGCAACAGAATTAAATAAAATTATTTTTTTGCTAAAAAATAATTTTTAGCTTAACAATTTGTGTTATAATCATAGTGATAAAAAGCTATATTATAATAGAAATTGGGGTGTAAAGAAAAAATGTATTCATTCGTAGTAAATGGCAAACCTGAAACCTGCAGCACAAACAAAAAATTGATGGACTTCCTTCGAGAAGATTTATCACTGACCGGAACAAAAGATGGTTGTAACCAAGGCTCATGCGGCGCTTGTTCAGTGCTGATAAATGGAAGGGTTTCCAAAGCGTGTTTATTCAATCTGGAAAAGCTTGAAGGTAAGGAGATCATCACGATCGAAGGAATCAGTCAAAGACAAAAAGATGTTTATGCGTATGCCTTTGCGAAAATGGGCGCAGTTCAGTGCGGATATTGTATACCAGGAATCGTGATTTCAGCACAAGGACTATTGAACAA
This sequence is a window from Enterococcus wangshanyuanii. Protein-coding genes within it:
- a CDS encoding acyl-CoA dehydratase activase — encoded protein: MRVIGLDSGSTTTKGVLFEHGKLQKKKLVSTSGDPKVASEKIFTELGNTSETFIVTTGYGRKLIRADKIVTEITCHAKGAAYLRDDIKNVIDIGGQDSKAIRMDQFGRVLDFSMNDKCAAGTGRFVEVLMRTLGEEIEQIDSFVAHAVPVKINSMCTVFAESEVISLIGKGEKRENIALGVLHSIASRISNQLRQVNPETGPIFFSGGLSHSQTMAKLIEQYTKMAVYYDQELSQYAGAIGAAQIGLQQN
- a CDS encoding double-cubane-cluster-containing anaerobic reductase encodes the protein MFIKTELPEIFTEFDEARRQGFIQVKELKEQGIPVIGVYCTFMPEEIVMAANAVQISLCSTSDETIAAAEEDLPRNLCPLIKSSYGFGKTDKCPFFYFSDLVVGETTCDGKKKMYEYMEEFKPLYLMQLPNMRNSVASFNLWKDEIVRFKEKLEEFLDVEITDEQIRQAIYLKNREREARKNFYGLGKLNPPAIEGSEIFKVMYGANYTFEKEGLIEKLTTTTNAIQDQYPEKHQPHGKPRILITGSPMGGVTEKVIRAVEENGGTIVGFENCTVAKAVEKLVDEEKEDVYEALAEKYIDIGCACMSNNTSRFDLLDQMIDEYQVDGVLDMVLQSCHPYSIESLKVRRFCQEEKNVPYLYLETDYSTADIEQINTRVAAFVEMLEE
- a CDS encoding ABC transporter substrate-binding protein → MKKQSITLFLVMLLALFLTGCSGTDKQTADSSENNHSQPESAKRVFTDSAGRAVEIPNDIKKIAPSGPLAQIVLYTSSPDLLVGLASPFSAEAKEFIDEKYQKLPEFGQFYGKNASLNMEALSAAEPDVVIDIGEAKKTVKEDMDKLQDQLDIPTIFIEANLNNLPETYIKLGELLGNTEETEQLSEYCEKVLSQAKEVKENLKAVDQKSVYYASGNAGLNTNAEGSFHAQVIDEVGAKNAAVGVDVISKGAGSVVSMEQLIQWQPDYILADSKDVYTLITTDDSWKELTAVKENRVYQIPLSPYNFLGSPPSVNRIIGMQWLGQLIYPEQYQLDIKQSISEFYKLFYHVKPTTEQISAILENAQ